The segment ATGAACTGACCGGGCGACACCGGTGTGCCGTCGCCGCGGGTCCAGCGCAGCAGGGCCTCGGCGGCTACGACGTCGCCCGTCTCGAGATCGACGATGGGCTGGTAGTGCATGGCGAACTCACCGGCTGCGGCTGCCTGCTGCAGGCCGGCGACCATGTCCCGGTTGGCCTTCCACTGGGCGTAGGCGCCGGGATCGAACAGCGTCGACCGGCTGCCCTCGCTGCGGGCGTCGTCGAGAGCCAGATCAGCGTCGCGCAGGGCGGTGGAGCCGTCGGCGTCGGCGTCGACCACGACGCCGCCGATGACCGCCTGGACCCGGCGGCTGGTCAGCCCGGCGGTCGGATAGGGCTCCGCGATCGCCTGCAACAACTGCCCGGCGAGGCGGTGGAAGTCACCGCGGGTGAGTACCGCGAAGGCGTCGGCGTCGAGCCGCACCACCACGGCGTCGCTGGGTGCCACCGCACGCAGCCGGTGCCCGGTCTCCACCAGCACGGCGTCGCCGACCTGGTGACCGAAGGCCGCGTTGATCTCCCGGAAGCCGTCGAGGTCCACCACGAGCAGCACCCGCTCGCAGGCGGCACGGCGGCGCAGGTAGGCCTGCAGCGCGGCGCGGTTGCCGAGCCCGGTCAGCGGGTCCACGTACGCACGCCGGTTGAGGGCCGCGCCGAGGTGCGCCAGCCGGACGATCAGCAGCACCGACGCGGTACAGCCGAGGGCCACCATCACGACCAGCTGCACCGTCTGGTGAGCCGGGCGGGCGTTCTGGAATCCGTACACACTCAGCCCGGCGATCAGCATGGTGAGCGTGACATAGGCGGCCAGCCGGGCCCGTGACATCGGGGCCGGGTTACGCGGCATGCTGCCGGTGCTGCGGGCCATGGACGGATGCAACGCGGCCGCACCGACCAGCACGTACGCCGTCAGCCAGCCCACCATCGTCGCGTTGCCGGACACCGGCGTGCCGCTGAACAGCCCGGCGTAGTACACCGTGTCGGTCACCACCCACAGGCTGGTGGCGGCGACCATCAACCGGTACGCCACGGTACGCACCCGCGAGATCACCGCGACCCGGACCGTGAACGCCAGGATCAGCAGATCGACACCGACCTGCAGCAGGTAGCTGCCCAGCCGCAGCCCGCTGAACCGGCCGTCGAACAGCAGCGGGGTCAGCACGAACACCCAGACGACCGCTCCCCCGCCGGTCAATGCGATGGCCGCGTCGATCACGCCGCCGCGCTGCCCGCCCGGCCGGATCCACCAGTAGACGCTGGCCGTCAGCAGCACCATCGACAGGGTGAAGCACACGTCGCCCATCGACGGGAAACGCGGCACGCCGTCCGGCGCCGCCGCGAGCGCCCACCCCAGGTTGGCGCCGATCGAGACCCCGACCGTGGCGACCACCAGCCACCACGGCCGCGACCAGACCGGCCGGTACCGGCGCACGCCCACGATCACGGCAGCGATGACGGACAGGGCAAGCACCATGATCAGGCCGCGCTGCACCAGCGGCGGGACGGCCAGCACGCCGGCCAGGACCAGAGCGCCGAGACCGAGATACCACCGGTACGCGAACTCCGGGCCCACGGCCCGCTGCACAGCTCGCCCGCCCCGTTCCGTCACACCGTCAAGGGCACCAAACCGCAGGTGCAGCAACGGTACGAACGAGGTGCTACCGGGTTGCGCAGTCAGCCATGTGCGACGATGTGGATCATGAGCGCCGGCGCCACCCTGGTCTTCCTCGCCGTCGTCGCGGCCCGGTTCCTGCTACCGCTCGCCATTCCGTACGTCCCGCTACCCGCGGTGATCGCCTGCCTGGTGCTCGACGGCGTCGACCAGACGATCTTCCAGTCCTTCGGCTACGACCCGCCCGGCTACCAGTCGTACGACAAGGCGATGGACGTCTACTACCTGGCCATCGCCTACCTGTCGACGCTGCGCAACTGGACCAGCGAAACCGCCTTCACGATCTCGCGGTTCCTGTTCTTCTACCGGCTCGCCGGCGCGCTGCTGTTCGAGCTCACCCAGGCGCGCTGGCTGCTGCTGGTGTTCCCGAACGTCTTCGAAT is part of the Actinoplanes sp. NBC_00393 genome and harbors:
- a CDS encoding putative bifunctional diguanylate cyclase/phosphodiesterase; the encoded protein is MTERGGRAVQRAVGPEFAYRWYLGLGALVLAGVLAVPPLVQRGLIMVLALSVIAAVIVGVRRYRPVWSRPWWLVVATVGVSIGANLGWALAAAPDGVPRFPSMGDVCFTLSMVLLTASVYWWIRPGGQRGGVIDAAIALTGGGAVVWVFVLTPLLFDGRFSGLRLGSYLLQVGVDLLILAFTVRVAVISRVRTVAYRLMVAATSLWVVTDTVYYAGLFSGTPVSGNATMVGWLTAYVLVGAAALHPSMARSTGSMPRNPAPMSRARLAAYVTLTMLIAGLSVYGFQNARPAHQTVQLVVMVALGCTASVLLIVRLAHLGAALNRRAYVDPLTGLGNRAALQAYLRRRAACERVLLVVDLDGFREINAAFGHQVGDAVLVETGHRLRAVAPSDAVVVRLDADAFAVLTRGDFHRLAGQLLQAIAEPYPTAGLTSRRVQAVIGGVVVDADADGSTALRDADLALDDARSEGSRSTLFDPGAYAQWKANRDMVAGLQQAAAAGEFAMHYQPIVDLETGDVVAAEALLRWTRGDGTPVSPGQFIPLAEQSGEITAIGEWVIAQVCADLVELWNAYQLPVTVNVSAHQLRDQSFAGRLLERMQRTGLPGAALIVEITETVLMTSVTDAASTIAQLQQLREHGVRIAIDDFGTGYSSLAYLRELPVDILKMDGSFTSQQIENGGPREIAFVRTIVDLGRSLSLVTLAEAVETTAQAERLRQLGCHLAQGYHFARPAPVTVLHDLLAAQRSRMVA